ACACACATACACAAAAACACCAGCCGTGGGGATTAAATGTCGGTTTTGTTGACTTACGGTCGCCTACTTTATGGTACTCAACGTCAACACGTACCGCTTCCGCTACGATACTACCCCCGGATTCGGCATAAACATGCCAGTCGCCGCCCACATTTGCTAAATACATGTTGTGTTTGCCTACGGGGAGGCCGGTCTCATCGCCTTCGAATTCGTTTTCAAGTACACCTATAACTTGTCCTTCTTCGAATTCATCCAGCGTCTTGATATGGGATGTGTCGGCGGGCGTGAATTTAGCGCCCTTTCCATCTTTCTTGCCGTACGCTGTTCCCTTTTCGTGGAGTCTGATCCGTTTCGCCTTTTCAACGATTTCTTCGGCGGTCGGTTTTTCTTTACGCATAGTGAAACACCTTGATCCTTTCTTGACCTTCCAGGTCAACAGTGTATAATTTCCCTTATTAAAATAGCAAACAGGGGTGACAAATAGTGTCAGTGGAAATAAAAATAATTCAGTTATTTTTATTAAATATTGCACAAATATTGTGCGAGCCTATTTGAACTTAGATACGAACGGTATGATTGCTGTCTATCTTAACATACGCCTCTTTCTAACATTTTTCTAACAGAATTAGCCAAAGCAATAGAAGATAAGAGAAAGCACCAGACAAAAGGCTCAAGCTAAGTTGTTGCTATTATTACCTGTTAGTGTCTGGTGCTTTCTGTTGTTCGGACAATCGAACAGGCTCATAACCCGAAGGTCGCAGGTTCAAATCCTGCCCCCGCTACCAAATTTAAGCTCCTGAAGTCCAATGACTTCGGGGATTTTGTTTTTTGGGGAGTTACCTTCAGATACCGGATTTTCTAGGAGTCATATAGGAGCTGCAGAACCGTCAAGTGGTACTACCCCACGTCAACTGGCGAGAATCGACTCATAGGCGGTCAGGAGTGTCCCTTCGCAGTTGACCTACACAGCATCTCAATGAGAAACTTATCTTTCTGCTCGTTTTCATGAAGAAAACCATATGATTCCTCCCACCCAGTAGTATCGTCATGTGGAGGTGTACGCACAATACCTGTAGGATCGACCACAAGAGCGCTTACGTAGTCCCCTCCATACTTTAGATCGAAAAGTCTGGCCAAGTGATCTTTCATGTCATTCACGATCATGGTCTTTGCCTTTTCCATACTCGGAGGCGGTGTATCCACGATCTTTCTTGAGAATCCACCGGTGTAAGCGAAAAGATATACGACGTTCTCATCATCCGGGTAGACGTGTGTGTGTTTCTCAAGAACTGTGGTGCTGTGATCGCCCCACCATCTCACCGCTACAATTCGTCCTCGGAAGGAATCAAGCGATAGGGAAAGTCCATCAATTGTCTTAAATATCAGAGCCGGAAATTGACTACCGACGAGACGTAGAGATTTGCGGCGCTTCTGGAATAGGGAAGAAGGGAGGGAAACAATAGCAGCAAGATCATCCCGCGCTCTACGCAAGGCTTTTCGGGGATTACTAATGAGAAGTTGGAAGAATCTCAACACTGGGACGCCTATAAGGAAGAAAAGTAACCAAGTAAGGAATTTCTTTTCTCCTGGACTGAGATAGCCATCATCAGCTAAAATAGGAGTCCCTGAGAGAAAAAGGAACAGGGACACAGTTACGGAAACGTCAATGCGCATGGAATACTCCCAGCAAGAGGTTCACGAATAATATTATTATGTTGTTACTTATCTGCCCGAATCACACTGTTACCTATCAAACAGGTTCATACCACCCAAAATCCCTACCCAATGGGTGGGATACGAATTTTTATGGAACCGGGTGCAAGATAGAGCGTAGAAGAACCAGCATGGCTTCTCATTCTTACATTGAGTGGACTTACGCAGGAGCTTCTAAAGCGACGAGTTGCACTTCCCATCAATTGAAGGATTCCATAAAATATCCAGGAGGAACTTTATGTTCAAAACCTATCTGATTCTTGCACTGAGGAACGCGATTAGACACTGGGGTTACGCTCTCCTCAATATATTTGGATTGGCGATCGGCATGGCCTGCTGCGCCTTGATTTTCCTGTGGGTGGTTGAAGAACTGAGTTATGACAGATTTCACGCCAACGCGGATCGCATCTATCGCGTCACAAACCGCCTACAAATTGGTAATATGGATCGAAGTGCGGCAACAACAATGGCTCCGGCAGGTCCCGCAATGGTAGAAGACATTCCTGAGATTAGCACCGCCGTTCGATTCAGTATAGCCAGAACCTTGCGAGTTAAGTATCAGGATCGCCAGTTCATTGAAGATGGCGCCTACTATGCCGACAATTCTGTTTTCGAGGTTTTCTCATTTGGCTTGATTTCGGGGGATCCTCGCTTGGCACTTACTGAGCCGTATTCAACGGTAATTACCCAGGAGGTTGCCCATCGCTATTTTGGTCAGCAAGATCCGATAGGCAAGATTCTTCAGATTGATGGCGCTGACGAATTTGTGGTGACAGGAATCTTGCAGGAGGTGCCACAAAACTCGCATTTGCGTTTTGATATGCTACTTTCGTTTCAGACACTATACTCGCGTGACCGCGAGCTTCTAAGTATGTGGAACAGGCTGGCATATTTCACATATATACTTTTGCCTGAGAATGTTGACTTCAAACAGGTTGAGCAAAAGCTACCAGCTCTCATTGATAAGTACTTAGGTAAAATCCTTGCTTCTCGTGGAGCTGTCCAGGAACTCTTTCTCCAGCCTCTAAAAGAGATTCACCTTAAGTCTAATTTGGAGAGAGACTCTTTCGCCGAAGGTGATATTACCAATGTTTATCTGTTCTCAAGCGTTGCCTTATTAGTGCTTCTGATTGCGTGTTTTAACTTCGTTAACCTCGTCACAGCCCGATCCGCAACACGCGCCGGAGAAGTCGCTATGCGCAGAATATTTGGCGCTCAGCGTAGGCAGCTAATACAGCAGTTTATTGGTGAAGCTGTCATGTTGTTCATATTTAGTATGGTGATCGGTTTGGGGCTGATGAATCTGGCCCTTCCTGCCTTTAACGAATTAACCGGATTAGATTTCAGTGTGAGCGACTTGATGAACCCAAGTTTCTTACTCGGGGCTGTAGTTGGGGCGTTGATCATCGGAACTATGGCTGGAGCGTACCCGGCTTTATATCTCTCATCATTAAAGCCGACCAATATGTTTAGACACGCGTTCGCACAGGGGCGCGGTAAAGGAATTCTGCGTCGGGTCCTGATAGTCGTACAATCAGCCACTTTGGTCGCTCTAATTATCTCCACTCTAGTAATCTACAATCAGATCAGCTATATGAAGAACCAGGGGCTTGGCTTTGACCACCGGGATTTGGTGGTTCTGCCCGACATCACCGATCCCTCGGTACCCCCCTTGGACATATTGCGGAATGAGCTTATTGCAGTAGAGGGCGTTGTTGGCGTTACAACCTCGTCCTCTGTACCAGGTCGAGGGGGAATGGTGATGAGTGTTATTCCTGAGGGTTTTTCTGACAATAATGCCATGATGTTGACCGCGATAAGAGTTGACGCCGATTTTATTCCAGTGCTTGGCATGGAGCTTGTCCAGGGCAGAAATTTCTCCAAGAACATTATAACTGATACTGCTGAAGCAATAATCATTAATGAAACTGCGGTTGCGCTATTTGGTTGGAACAATCCCATCGGTAAGAATATTCGTCGCGTTGTGCGTCGCCCATCAGGCACCGATTTCGTTACAAAAAAGGTTATTGGCGTAGTGCGCGACTTCCATAACGAGTCGCTGCACTCAAAAATCGGACCTGTGATGCTTGAGAACTCAGCGGATAACCTAACAATAATGTCAATGCGCGTGGAGTCTGGTGCACTGACAGGTACTCTAAACCGGTTTGAAACGAAGTGGTCTGAACTCGCGCCGGATTATCCGATCGACTATATTATCTTGCAAGAGGATATTGAGACTCGTTACAATGGCGAAGGGCAACTGGCGCATATGACCACCTATTTTTCGCTTCTTGCTATCACTGTAGCATGCCTGGGACTGCTCAGTATTACCGCATTTTCAGTCGAACGCCGTGGTAGAGAAATCGCTGTTCGCAAGGTATTGGGAGCCACCGTTTTCAGTATCCTCGAACTGCTCTATAAAGAATTGCTGGTCCTTGTATTGGCGGGAATCACAGTTGCCATTCCGCTTTCCTACTTTGTAATCAACCGCTGGCTGTCAAGTTTTGCCTACCAGGCGACCTTTGGTTGGGAGTTTTTTGTCATATCAGTGGTCATCACTATCGTTATAACAGGACTCACGGTCAGTATTCAGACCGCTCGCGCGGCCCTGGCCAATCCGGTGGATTCTTTAAGATGCGAGTAACCGATCTAATGTGTAACTTATGTAACAGTCATACAGGGTAAATCATTTCCAATTTTGTTGCAATTATCGTAAAGTTACTCTATTATTAAATGCGAATGCGGGAACCCACCGTCCCCGTTTCACGCGGACAATGGGCCACCGGACTAAATAAAATTGACAACCAAACGTTCACCTGTATCTTATTTGAAGCAAGCTATATTCTGAGATTTGTCTTAACGTCGGAGAAAAATATGTTAAAATATTGCGAGGGCATCAGGAATATCTCAGAAGATGATATTCTCAGGCTGTATAATTCGGTCAATTGGACCACCTATACAAAAGAACCGGAAAATCTTATCAAGGCCGTAACAAATTCTACCTACGTAGTTATCTGCACTGAGAATGATAAGCTTATCGGCCTGGCGCGCTGTCTGTCTGACGACAGCGCTATCCACTACCTCCAGGATATTCTTGTTGATCCGGATTTCCAGCATCGGGGGATTGGCCGTGAACTTCTTAATCGATGTTTGAAGAGATTCGAACATGTCAGGTCGCATGTTCTTCTCACCGATGATGATGAAAAACAAAAACTCTTTTATGAATCCGTCGGCTATACCAGTATAAAATCACTGAAAAAATCAGTTTTAAATTGTTATGTAAAAATGCCGGGAATGAATTTGGAGTGAATGGTTAGGAATTACCTCGCAACAAGGTTGTGGTACCAATGCAGTGTATATATAAATCAAATAATAAAAAAATGTGGAATTTTAGTTTGCCAGAGTATCTGAAAGTATTAGAACCTCTTTGCCCTTGCGAGATTTATAGGTATTATAAAACAAAGAATAATTTCTTAGTTTTCTGTTCGCGTAAAGCTCTCTTATTATACGATTATTGTCGTAAGTAAGAACCCAGTTGGAATCAGAATGTTCATTCAGCAAACTCGCGAGAAGTTCATGATCCGTATGTCTGTAATGATTAAGATACAAACAAGAACCTTTTTCATAATATGGCGGATCTAAATATATAAGAACATCTTTCTTGTCCAAGTAATCCTTTATTAATTGAATACCATCCTTTTGGGATATTTCAATCCTGTTACGATATTCAGAAAGCTGTTCAATTCTTTTTGCCAAGTTATCCTTATTAAATCTGGCATCAATTTTCCATTTACCTTTTTGATCTATACCGCCAATGACCCCACCATCTATAATCCCTGAAACATTTGTTCGGTTTAGAAAGAATACTGCAAATCCCAAATCAAATCGTTTAGAGCGGCGATTTTGATATATCAGTCTTTGATTTTTCCATTCTCTAATAGTAATTGGAGTAGAGTATATTTTCTTTATAAATTGACGCGTATCACAAATCGCAGATTTCCAAAAAGAATAAATGGCCTTATCTAAATCATTTATTATTACGCTATCGACTTTTTCTAAATACAGTAAAGCTAAGGCTGCCCCAGCACCACCTGCGTACGGTTCTATATATGTAGTAGCTGATTGAAATTTATTTTTTATCAATTTATCAAAGAATGGAAACAAAAACGTTTTTCCGCCAGGATATCGCAACGGGCTATAATGGTACTTATGATTTCTCTTATTTGGTATTTTCATAAAAGCTCCGCTACTTCGGGTTTAATATATATCTAAAAAGACTTTCCATAGAATCCCATGCCATTTCGACATCCTTATCAACTGCAAAAACACTAGGATTATGATTGGTAGCATTGAGAAACTGCGCCGAATACGATGTCATTGTATTATTGCTAATTATCCTCTGGGTGACTTGAGACAATTCCCTTTTCCTTATTTTGTCCATCTCTTTCTTGAACTCTTTTAGAACATCATCAAGAGAAACAAATTTTCCTCTTCTGGGAGGTGTTATAGTAACGCCCCTTTGAAGGAAGTATGCCTTTAATGCGCATTCAAGAAAGCTCCTTAAAAGATCATGAGCCGCATTTGGAAATTTGTGAAAATCAATGCTCTGCAACTCTATTAACATTCTTCGGACTCCTGGAGCTTTTAATGTAAAAACTATATCTTTTGGAGCAAGCTTTTTTCTTCGCTTTATATTTGGTGGAATTTTTTCCTCGAAATCCTTACTCGATATTATTCTTGCTCCCTTGGATTGTTTTGGAATGCAAGATTTCGGTAAGGTGGAGAGATATTCACTTCTATTTTTTTCATTATTTAGTGCGCGAGAGTCTACAACTTTATCAACGACATCTTGAATAATTCTTTTGAATCCTTTTTCAAACTCAAGTTTAGCTATTCTAATTTTAACATCGCCATCTTTAGTGAATTCGAAGCCCAAGAAATTTCTTACATTTTTGTCTTCATACAATCTTTCCATGGTTGAAGCCGGAAACGATCTCTCATTGTGCACCTTTTTTGCCGTTTGTTCATTATCATAAGTGATAGATTTTGCTATTTTGTGGAAATTGATCAGTTTTAAGAATTTATCAATATCTACACCGGGATATTCTGTTCGCAATTCCTGGACGGTTTTGCCTCTTTTTAATTCCGCTTTATAGAAATATGCCTGTCTTAGTGGTCGCCACGGGCGTCTTGTATTTTGTGTATGTTTACTGGCAAGGAAGTGTCTTACCGATTCACGGTCAGGTGCTAAAATTACAGCAATACTTTTTGGAAATCGTCCTGCGCCTTTAATTAGTTTCTTTACATTTATTTCCTTCGTGGGTACAATCGCAGGTCGGGCAAGAACTTTGAGAGCCGCGACCCTTCTATTACCATCTATTACGGTGTACTTCTTACCTTCTTTGATAACCACAGGAACTTCATCGGGAAAAAACCCATTTATGGCCATACTCTCCAAAATTTGCATGGCATTTTCGTTTAAAAAGAGGTCATTAATCAGTGCGGCTTGGGATGATTTAACCTCAATCTGTAATCTAATATTTTCAGGATCAAGAAACAATTCAGTGGTCCTCACTTTTTTTCTAGGCCATGATTCATAGTTTGGCTTTACCGATTTTGTTTTCATATTTAGTCCTTGATTTAGCTATCGTTATTTATCTATTTTTCAAAATTCTCAAATAATCAGAAAACGAAATTAACCGATGGGCGGGTGCTCCACTGCCTAAATAGTATAATTATTTTCATTCACTCAATTGCCCAAATTATGGATTCCCGTAAACGCATTTAATTATAGCATAATTATATGATAATGGCAATCACTTTATCGTTTTTCACAATTTTTACAAAATTTGCCATTAATTACTAACATCTCCCATTTTGTATGAAGAAAGGGAACACACCCCATCCCGCTGGGCTTGTTGAAAAAGTCTTGAAATGATCTTCAGCCTAAGGAATGGGGAAACATTTCGAATCGTAAGTTCTTGATACACAGCAGATCACAATTTTGTTTTCACAAAATCAAGATCTGCCGCAACTCTTGGCAGTGGTTTTTCAACACGCCCCGCTTTGCGGGAAACCCCTCTCAAGACAGGCAAAAGCCTGGCCGGCAAAAGCTTGGTAGGGGAACAGGCGACGCCTGTTTTCAGGGCTCCTCGCAAGCGACTCCTGCAGGAAAAATATGAATGCTTTAGTAATCACCACCGATTTGATATGACCCAAAACGTTAATCTGAGGAAACAAACCCATTTGGGGAAGATGAAAATCCTCGCAATACGAAAAAGGACAAAACGAACCCAATTCTCCGCAATCCAAGACAAAACAGTAAATTACAAGGAATTTTCAAAAAATATTATGTGGATAACTTCTGCAAAAGCAGAATCAGTGACCACAACAAAGCCCCGGTCGATTGCTCAACCGGGGCTTATGGGTGCAGGAGATAGTATGCGGTCATTTATAACTCATGACTTCCTTAACGGCCGCCATGACTTTCTTATTATTGGGCAAACAAATATCATCGCCGTCAACTCCGTAAGCAACTCGCGAATCGATAGCGGTCACCAGTTTGACAGGCGCTTCAAGATAATTTATCGCGCTGCCCTGCGTAATAACACTCGAAATCGTCGCCGCCACCCCGCCGTGCCAGCGGTCTTCACTGATGACAACGACTCGCCCGCATTCCTCGGCAGATTTAATTATTGTTTCTTTATCCAAAGGACGCAGCGTCCGCAGATCGACAACCCGCACGCCGGTTCTTTCTTCCTTGAGAATCTCGGCTACCCGGCGAGCCAGATGAACCGTCGTACCATAGGTGATAATTGCGACGTCTTTATGCTCGGGATAATAAACTTTGGCCTGCCCGAACGGGATCATTTCATCAAGTGGCGGATATTCGGTTTCGACCGGCACGCCTTCCCAATCGCGGCGGTTATACAGCGCTACCGATTCGCAGAAAAGAACCGGGTCGTTGCAGGCGTAGGCGGTGCGCAAAAGCCCGGCGGCATCATAAGCGTTCGACGGCACAACAACATGAATCCCCGGCATATTGATAAAGGTACCGATATTGGCTTCGCTATGCCAGAACGCGCCCGCGCCCTGCTTATACCCGCCGTAGGAAACACGAATCACCATCTGCGCCGTCCATTGACAATTGGAACGCTGATAGAGAGTGCAAATCCGATCTTTAAGAATTTGATACCCGGGCGATACATAATCGAGAAACTGAATTTCCGGAATCGGCCGACGGCCCTGAAAAGTATGCCCGATAGCGCGTCCGAGGATACCGGCTTCATCAAGAGGCGTATTGAAACTACGGCTCTGACCGAATTCACGCTGCAGGTTTTTGGAAAGGAGGAACACCCCGCCTTTGCCTTTGAGATTTTTCATCTTCTCGGGATGATTCAATATCTCGCCCGAAAAATCGCCGACATCCTCGCCAAAAACCAAAGCGTCTTTGGAATGAGCCAGAATTTCCATCAGGGAATAATTAATCGCCGAGCGCATCGTCATCGGCCCCAAATTTTCCGGGAGATCCGGTTTGGGGAAATATTTTTTCTTATGATACTCGGCGAATTTTTTCTTTCGGTCAATCTTAGCGGCCTTTAAAATTTCCGTCCAGGTTTTTTGAGCTTTTTCGAAAGTATAATCGTAAACTTTGGTTTCCACGTCCTCCAACCGTTTCGGTTGATAATCTTTGACCGCTTTTTCGGACTCCTCCATTACTATTTTTTCAATCTCATCCCACATCTGGCCAATCTGTTTGGGAGTAATCGCGCCGTCTTTGATAAATGTCAAACCGGTTTTCAATGTGCAATCATTCTCGATATGCCATTTCTGCAAATCGGGATCCATGTAGAACGACTGGTCATCCGAACCGGAATGCGACTCCTCACGAGTAACTTTGACATTCATCAATACCGGCCCGGCCCCGCTGCGAGCGTAATCTATCGCCTGGCATACATTCTTGATCGATTCCTTTATATTAGTTCCGTCGAAGCGAAAGATTTTAAGACCAAAACGCTGAAATCCCTCGAATGGTGTAGTTGGATCGCCTTCGGGGAATTGTTCTTCGACCGAAACCGAGATGGCCCAGCCGCAATTGTAAATTGCGTAAACATTGGGTGATTTATCGAAGACCGAATAAAACACAGCCCGCGCAAATTCCGGCGAGGAGGTGCTTCCTTCACCGATGGAACAATATACGACAGCATCTTTGGGATAACGCCCGCCGGGAAACACTGCCTGTTTTGAAATAGGCGCCGGATGAATAATCGCTCCGCCCAGTCCGGCTGCCTCGAGAGCATGCGATCCCGTTGGCGATGCCTGAGGCAGAATTTCTTTGTCGAGATAAGCCGAATGGGATGGCTGAAGCATACCTCCCACCGCCTGACCGCGACGATCGCCAATCGCCTCCAGCATTTTTTCATGAACCG
The sequence above is drawn from the Candidatus Zixiibacteriota bacterium genome and encodes:
- a CDS encoding ABC transporter permease; the encoded protein is MFKTYLILALRNAIRHWGYALLNIFGLAIGMACCALIFLWVVEELSYDRFHANADRIYRVTNRLQIGNMDRSAATTMAPAGPAMVEDIPEISTAVRFSIARTLRVKYQDRQFIEDGAYYADNSVFEVFSFGLISGDPRLALTEPYSTVITQEVAHRYFGQQDPIGKILQIDGADEFVVTGILQEVPQNSHLRFDMLLSFQTLYSRDRELLSMWNRLAYFTYILLPENVDFKQVEQKLPALIDKYLGKILASRGAVQELFLQPLKEIHLKSNLERDSFAEGDITNVYLFSSVALLVLLIACFNFVNLVTARSATRAGEVAMRRIFGAQRRQLIQQFIGEAVMLFIFSMVIGLGLMNLALPAFNELTGLDFSVSDLMNPSFLLGAVVGALIIGTMAGAYPALYLSSLKPTNMFRHAFAQGRGKGILRRVLIVVQSATLVALIISTLVIYNQISYMKNQGLGFDHRDLVVLPDITDPSVPPLDILRNELIAVEGVVGVTTSSSVPGRGGMVMSVIPEGFSDNNAMMLTAIRVDADFIPVLGMELVQGRNFSKNIITDTAEAIIINETAVALFGWNNPIGKNIRRVVRRPSGTDFVTKKVIGVVRDFHNESLHSKIGPVMLENSADNLTIMSMRVESGALTGTLNRFETKWSELAPDYPIDYIILQEDIETRYNGEGQLAHMTTYFSLLAITVACLGLLSITAFSVERRGREIAVRKVLGATVFSILELLYKELLVLVLAGITVAIPLSYFVINRWLSSFAYQATFGWEFFVISVVITIVITGLTVSIQTARAALANPVDSLRCE
- a CDS encoding GNAT family N-acetyltransferase; the encoded protein is MLKYCEGIRNISEDDILRLYNSVNWTTYTKEPENLIKAVTNSTYVVICTENDKLIGLARCLSDDSAIHYLQDILVDPDFQHRGIGRELLNRCLKRFEHVRSHVLLTDDDEKQKLFYESVGYTSIKSLKKSVLNCYVKMPGMNLE
- a CDS encoding DNA adenine methylase — encoded protein: MKIPNKRNHKYHYSPLRYPGGKTFLFPFFDKLIKNKFQSATTYIEPYAGGAGAALALLYLEKVDSVIINDLDKAIYSFWKSAICDTRQFIKKIYSTPITIREWKNQRLIYQNRRSKRFDLGFAVFFLNRTNVSGIIDGGVIGGIDQKGKWKIDARFNKDNLAKRIEQLSEYRNRIEISQKDGIQLIKDYLDKKDVLIYLDPPYYEKGSCLYLNHYRHTDHELLASLLNEHSDSNWVLTYDNNRIIRELYANRKLRNYSLFYNTYKSRKGKEVLILSDTLAN
- a CDS encoding thiamine pyrophosphate-dependent enzyme; this encodes MHIKALAEKLKNYKGRKGAAKKAGQALPAYGGLKVSELRKMFYSMLLARRIEMEEKLLLRKGHCRFVIGCGGKEMIDIVAAQILRPNDPFSGYYRNKGFDMHRGVSVHEKMLEAIGDRRGQAVGGMLQPSHSAYLDKEILPQASPTGSHALEAAGLGGAIIHPAPISKQAVFPGGRYPKDAVVYCSIGEGSTSSPEFARAVFYSVFDKSPNVYAIYNCGWAISVSVEEQFPEGDPTTPFEGFQRFGLKIFRFDGTNIKESIKNVCQAIDYARSGAGPVLMNVKVTREESHSGSDDQSFYMDPDLQKWHIENDCTLKTGLTFIKDGAITPKQIGQMWDEIEKIVMEESEKAVKDYQPKRLEDVETKVYDYTFEKAQKTWTEILKAAKIDRKKKFAEYHKKKYFPKPDLPENLGPMTMRSAINYSLMEILAHSKDALVFGEDVGDFSGEILNHPEKMKNLKGKGGVFLLSKNLQREFGQSRSFNTPLDEAGILGRAIGHTFQGRRPIPEIQFLDYVSPGYQILKDRICTLYQRSNCQWTAQMVIRVSYGGYKQGAGAFWHSEANIGTFINMPGIHVVVPSNAYDAAGLLRTAYACNDPVLFCESVALYNRRDWEGVPVETEYPPLDEMIPFGQAKVYYPEHKDVAIITYGTTVHLARRVAEILKEERTGVRVVDLRTLRPLDKETIIKSAEECGRVVVISEDRWHGGVAATISSVITQGSAINYLEAPVKLVTAIDSRVAYGVDGDDICLPNNKKVMAAVKEVMSYK